In the Hordeum vulgare subsp. vulgare chromosome 7H, MorexV3_pseudomolecules_assembly, whole genome shotgun sequence genome, one interval contains:
- the LOC123410203 gene encoding probable GDP-L-fucose synthase 1 → MGTVTPADPHPSFLADKGGRVFVAGHRGLVGSAILRRLVSLGFTDVVVRTHAELDLTRQAAVEAFFAAERPRYVVLAAAKVGGIHANSTFPADFIAANLQIQTNVVDAALRCGSVRKLLFLGSSCIYPKFAPQPIPEGSLLSGPLEPTNEWYAVAKIAGIKMCQAYRIQHGLDAVSAMPTNLYGPQDNFHPENSHVLPALIRRFHEAKATNAPEVVVWGSGSPLREFLHVDDLADAVIFLMDQYSGLEHVNVGSGSEVTIKELAELVKEVVGFQGKLVWDSTKPDGTPRKLMDSSKIHGMGWKPKVPLKEGLVETYKWYVENVIADKK, encoded by the exons ATGGGCACCGTCACCCCCGCCG ATCCGCACCCGTCCTTCCTCGCCGACAAGGGCGGCAGGGTCTTCGTGGCGGGCCACCGCGGGCTGGTGGGATCGGCCATCCTGCGCCGCCTCGTGTCCCTCGGCTTCACCGACGTGGTCGTCCGCACGCACGCCGAGCTCGACCTCACCCGCCAGGCGGCCGTCGAGGCCTTCTTCGCCGCCGAGCGGCCGCGCTACGTCGTGCTCGCCGCCGCCAAGGTCGGCGGCATCCACGCCAACTCCACCTTCCCCGCCGACTTCATCGCCGCCAACCTCCAGATCCAGACCAACGTCGTCGACGCCGCGCTCCGCTGCGGCTCCGTCCGCaagctcctcttcctcggctcctCCTGCATCTACCCAAAGTTCGCGCCGCAGCCCATCCCGGAGGGATCCCTCCTCTCCGGCCCGCTCGAGCCCACCAACGAGTGGTACGCCGTCGCCAAGATCGCCGGCATCAAGATGTGCCAGGCCTACCGCATCCAGCACGGCCTCGACGCCGTCTCCGCCATGCCCACCAACCTCTACGGCCCCCAGGACAACTTCCACCCGGAGAACTCGCATGTCCTGCCGGCGCTCATCCGCCGCTTCCACGAGGCCAAGGCCACCAATGCCCCCGAGGTCGTCGTCTGGGGCTCTGGCTCGCCGCTGCGTGAATTCTTGCATGTCGATGACCTTGCGGATGCGGTGATCTTCTTGATGGATCAGTACTCAGGGCTGGAGCATGTGAATGTGGGAAGTGGTAGCGAGGTTACCATCAAGGAGCTCGCGGAGCTGGTCAAGGAGGTGGTTGGGTTCCAGGGGAAACTAGTGTGGGACTCGACCAAGCCAGACGGCACACCGAGGAAGCTCATGGATAGCTCCAAGATACATGGGATGGGCTGGAAGCCCAAGGTTCCCCTCAAGGAGGGGCTTGTCGAGACATACAAGTGGTATGTGGAGAATGTCATCGCCGACAAGAAGTAA